The window GTGCCAGGAGGTtctacagtggtggcgaccactctaggatgggtgccGATCACTCCCATAGCAGAGCCGaggggtcttgcagtggtgccaaccactgcAAGACGTGTgtcgagcactctaggaggggtgcAGACCACTCCAAGAGTGGTGACGAGCTGTCAAGGAGTAGTACCAGCACTACaaccggggtgccgagcactctaggtgctgtgccgagcactccatcgatgccgagcactccatcgagttcgcctcacctccaagtgatatcaccgagttcgtggatgccttccacgaaggtgaggaggtgcggttctacaggctggatgacatcgtcggtggcacagggcccttaggcctggttggtcggctgctcaatgaccaagaGCTGTTGCTcatcagtgtagaggaaccacccatgttcgcgctGGTGGAGCGTGATGGAAACTGGCGATGGGCAAttctggaggagatgaaggcgatcgaggaaaatgggacatgggagctcatcgatccacctctaggatgccgtctGATCAGCCTGgaatgggtgtacaaggtcaagcgcgatgagctcggcgccattatcaagcacaaggcgcgccttgtcgcccgaggctttgttcagcacgagggcatcgactttgaggaagtctttgcaccAGTAGCGCGCTTAAAGTCTattcgtttgctactagccttggcatcagcaaaggactggtgcgtccatcacttggatgttaaatcggccttcctcaatggcgagctggcggagatggtCTTCATCAGGCAATCTccaggtttcgccgtcaagggagaggagcacagggtgctccgactgtgcAAGCCGCTCTACGGGCTACGTTAGGCCCTACGAGCATGGAACGCAAAGCTTGacaccacgctgggcgagcttaggTTCTAGCGGtgtgcaaccgagcacgcgctctatacACGGTGATgggagaaggaggagctcatcgtcggcgtgtatgtggacgacttgatcgtcaccggcatGTGTATGGAGGACATCGGTAGCTTTAAGTGCGAGATGGtagctcattttcgaatgagcgatctcggggcacactcctactacctcggcatcgaggtgagacaggggaaggaggaactcacgctcggtcagagcgcgtatgcctcgaagctaTTGGAGCGAAGCGGCAtgactgagtgcaagccatgcgtgactccgatggaggagcagtTGAAGCTGATGAAGGCTAGCACCGcggtgaaggtggatgcaacacgcTACCAAAGCATCATCGGCGGTttgtgctacctagtccacacgaggccgaacATTGCGTTCACCGTGGGCTACGTTAGTCGCTTtatggaggatcctagagaggatcactgggctacggtgaagcggctactgtgctacgtcaaggggacgctgGATTAggggatcatctttcccaagaccggTAGGAGTAGGCTGCAACTCACTATGTTCAGCGATGctgacatggcgggggacatcgacggacgtcggagcacctctagcgtgctcgtcttccttggatCGG is drawn from Miscanthus floridulus cultivar M001 unplaced genomic scaffold, ASM1932011v1 fs_356_3_4, whole genome shotgun sequence and contains these coding sequences:
- the LOC136531470 gene encoding uncharacterized mitochondrial protein AtMg00810-like — protein: MCMEDIGSFKCEMVAHFRMSDLGAHSYYLGIEVRQGKEELTLGQSAYASKLLERSGMTECKPCVTPMEEQLKLMKASTAVKVDATRYQSIIGGLCYLVHTRPNIAFTVGYVSRFMEDPREDHWATVKRLLCYVKGTLD